The Carassius auratus strain Wakin unplaced genomic scaffold, ASM336829v1 scaf_tig00214963, whole genome shotgun sequence genome contains a region encoding:
- the LOC113093307 gene encoding verrucotoxin subunit beta isoform X1: MESVGVNLIETAALGRPFQLGMLYDCRKDELIAGIRFWNKEQLQQNICARPQINTNFTVTASDSIKDKSKLLNIEGALNLSVLGGLVQVRGAAKYLKDTKTSFIQQRLTLHYHSSCEFKELTVNQLPPENIPDDDNATHVVTGILYGADACFVFDRQVSSDEEKRTVKGEVKMAVEKLMDIISANANANADLDMNDIENTEFKNFTCTFYGDFQLPSNPATFEDAMKVFADLPKLLKDNQKLAVPLRVWLYPLHKLHSRASKLQKDISMDLIQETESVIESLYTAEMKCSDLLEDSPAAAFAAFHDKIQQMKQNCYKYKLRLMKKLCSVLPNIRGDVMKETTLNDLLQEHKESPFNDRDLTEWLKERERESEIIKSVLRQLEDYGAQVEDNIDAIMMDLEVGNLVSYTFTSLDCSDIILQKQKIYLNSSTKEEKVEISPDINQKSWLTAKIQKTMRRNLEIFKSLIDSKDCKPAKFIVSSKEMVNNPGSCILLYESEREEAVCFTPPSKPVCPVTEEVKGQSVFLKVVPPSCPATVELRLLYKVKQDSVWRSEAVLKDQHTVTLTDLRSRAEYEIKCAALGKLNYTRESDVMHVRIIEKKLITALDCVIDNLSFTENKCSELLTDPRTNTFSTFHKKIEDMKRFCQEYRQDFSVKMQSLIRSVQACEEETCALTDLLQAHEESPFNTQDLQEWIREKEKELNTVHEFLQHLLDSGAEVKLSLDTVLSDIKVENVVCYTFSSLEQTDKLLSEQEHYLKAQTVEINPGTSPQVLTWLTGNIREKMREHLFVFKELMTSHDGQSTTFIVSSQDHQNHPGSCILLYEHGCEEAVCFTPPSQPVCPVTEEVTGQSVVLKVVPPSCPATVELRLLYKVKEDSVWRSEAVLKDQHTVTLTDLRSRAEYEIKCAALGKLNYTRESDVITVNTQSDMSDMRSSAGLKISQFFAYTSRITGWK; encoded by the exons ATGGAGTCAGTGGGAGTGAATCTGATTGAAACAGCTGCTCTTGGGAGACCGTTCCAGCTCGGCATGCTGTATGACTGCAGAAAAGATGAGTTAATAGCAG GAATCAGATTTTGGAATAAAGAACAGCTGCAGCAGAATATTTGTGCTCGTCCCCAGATTAATACAAATTTCACTGTCACAGCTTCAGACTCCATTAAAGACAAATCTAAGTTACTAAATATTGAAGGAGCACTGAACCTGAGTGTTTTAGGTGGACTCGTCCAGGTTCGTGGAGCAGCAAAGTATCTCAAAGACACCAAGACGTCTTTCATCCAGCAGAGACTGACGCTACATTATCATTCATCCTGCGAGTTTAAAGAACTGACCGTGAATCAGCTGCCTCCTGAAAACATTCCTGATGATGATAATGCCACACATGTAGTAACAGGAATCCTGTATGGAGCAGATGCCTGCTTTGTGTTTGACAGACAAGTTTCTTCAGATGAGGAGAAAAGAACAGTAAAAGGAGAAGTTAAAATGGCTGTGGAGAAACTGATGGATATCATTtctgcaaatgcaaatgcaaatgctgaCCTGGACATGAATGACATCGAGAATACTGAATTCAAAAACTTCACTTGTACGTTTTATGGTGACTTCCAGCTGCCGTCTAACCCAGCCACTTTTGAAGATGCGATGAAGGTTTTTGCTGATCTTCCAAAACTGCTGAAAGATAACCAAAAGCTGGCGGTTCCTCTGAGAGTTTGGCTTTATCCTCTTCACAAACTTCACTCAAGAGCTTCAAAACTTCAGAAAGACATCAGCATGGATCTAATCCAAGAAACTGAATCAGTGATTGAGAGTTTATATACTGCTGAGATGAAATGCAGTGATCTTCTGGAAGACTCTCCTGCTGCGGCTTTTGCTGCATTTCATGATAAAATACAGCAAATGAAGCAGAACTGCTACAAGTACAAGTTGAGACTCATGAAGAAGCTCTGCTCTGTGCTGCCAAACATCCGTGGAGACGTGATGAAGGAAACAACTCTGAATGATCTTCTTCAAGAACACAAAGAATCTCCATTCAATGATAGAGACCTCACAGAATGgctgaaggagagagaaagagagtctgAGATCATTAAATCAGTCCTCAGACAGCTGGAGGATTACGGTGCACAGGTGGAAGACAACATAGATGCCATCATGATGGATCTGGAGGTCGGGAATCTGGTCAGTTACACGTTCACATCTCTGGACTGCTCagacatcatccttcagaaacaAAAGATCTATCTGAATTCttcaacaaaagaagaaaaggtaGAGATAAGCCCTGATATCAACCAAAAGTCTTGGCTCACTGCCAAGATCCAGAAGACCATGAGGAGAAACTTAGAGATATTTAAGAGCTTGATTGATTCAAAGGACTGTAAACCAGCAAAGTTTATTGTGTCCTCTAAAGAAATGGTGAATAATCCTGGTTCCTGTATTCTGCTGTATGAAAGTGAACGTGAAGAAGCTGTGTGCTTTACTCCTCCATCCAAACCAGTCTGTCCGGTCACtgaagaggtcaaaggtcagagtgTGTTCCTGAAGGTGGTTCCTCCATCATGTCCTGCTACAGTGGAGCTCAGATTACTGTATAAAGTGAAGCAGGACTCAGTCTGGAGATCTGAAGCTGTGCTGAAGGATCAACACACAGTTACTCTGACTGATCTGAGATCAAGAGCTGAGTATGAGATCAAGTGTGCAGCGCTGGGGAAGCTCAACTACACCAGAGAGAGTGACGTTATGCATGTAAGGATCATTGAGAAGAAGCTCATCACAGCATTAGACTGTGTCATTGATAATCTGAGCTTCACTGAAAACAAATGCAGTGAACTGTTGACAGACCCCAGGACAAACACATTTAGCACATTTCACAAGAAGATTGAAGATATGAAGCGATTCTGCCAAGAATACAGACAAGATTTCAGTGTTAAAATGCAGTCGCTGATCCGGTCAGTTCAAGCCTGTGAAGAAGAGACTTGTGCTTTGACTGATCTTCTACAAGCTCATGAGGAGTCTCCATTTAACACACAGGATCTCCAGGAGTggatcagagagaaagagaaagagttaaACACAGTTCATGAGTTTCTTCAACATTTACTGGACTCTGGAGCTGAAGTGAAATTGAGTTTAGACACAGTTTTGTCAGATATTAAGGTGGAGAATGTGGTTTGCTACACGTTTAGTTCCCTTGAGCAGACAGACAAGCTGCTTTCTGAACAAGAACATTATCTGAAAGCTCAAACAGTGGAGATTAATCCAGGAACATCTCCTCAAGTTTTGACGTGGCTCACTGGAAACattagagagaaaatgagagaacaTTTATTCGTTTTTAAGGAGCTGATGACATCACATGACGGTCAGTCCACTACATTTATTGTTTCCTCACAAGACCACCAAAATCATCCTGGTTCCTGTATTCTGCTGTATGAACATGGATGTGAAGAAGCTGTGTGCTTTACTCCTCCATCACAGCCGGTCTGTCCGGTCACTGAAGAGGTCACAGGTCAGAGTGTGGTTCTGAAGGTGGTTCCTCCATCATGTCCTGCTACAGTGGAGCTCAGATTACTGTATAAAGTGAAGGAGGACTCAGTCTGGAGATCTGAAGCTGTGCTGAAGGATCAACACACAGTTACTCTGACTGATCTGAGATCAAGAGCTGAGTATGAGATCAAGTGTGCAGCGCTGGGGAAGCTCAACTACACCAGAGAGAGTGACGTGATCACAGTCAACACACAG AGCGATATGAGCGATATGAGGAGCAGTGCAG GTTTGAAGATTTCTCAGTTCTTTGCTTATACTTCAAGGATCACTGGCTGGAAATAG
- the LOC113093307 gene encoding verrucotoxin subunit beta isoform X2 yields the protein MESVGVNLIETAALGRPFQLGMLYDCRKDELIAGIRFWNKEQLQQNICARPQINTNFTVTASDSIKDKSKLLNIEGALNLSVLGGLVQVRGAAKYLKDTKTSFIQQRLTLHYHSSCEFKELTVNQLPPENIPDDDNATHVVTGILYGADACFVFDRQVSSDEEKRTVKGEVKMAVEKLMDIISANANANADLDMNDIENTEFKNFTCTFYGDFQLPSNPATFEDAMKVFADLPKLLKDNQKLAVPLRVWLYPLHKLHSRASKLQKDISMDLIQETESVIESLYTAEMKCSDLLEDSPAAAFAAFHDKIQQMKQNCYKYKLRLMKKLCSVLPNIRGDVMKETTLNDLLQEHKESPFNDRDLTEWLKERERESEIIKSVLRQLEDYGAQVEDNIDAIMMDLEVGNLVSYTFTSLDCSDIILQKQKIYLNSSTKEEKVEISPDINQKSWLTAKIQKTMRRNLEIFKSLIDSKDCKPAKFIVSSKEMVNNPGSCILLYESEREEAVCFTPPSKPVCPVTEEVKGQSVFLKVVPPSCPATVELRLLYKVKQDSVWRSEAVLKDQHTVTLTDLRSRAEYEIKCAALGKLNYTRESDVMHVRIIEKKLITALDCVIDNLSFTENKCSELLTDPRTNTFSTFHKKIEDMKRFCQEYRQDFSVKMQSLIRSVQACEEETCALTDLLQAHEESPFNTQDLQEWIREKEKELNTVHEFLQHLLDSGAEVKLSLDTVLSDIKVENVVCYTFSSLEQTDKLLSEQEHYLKAQTVEINPGTSPQVLTWLTGNIREKMREHLFVFKELMTSHDGQSTTFIVSSQDHQNHPGSCILLYEHGCEEAVCFTPPSQPVCPVTEEVTGQSVVLKVVPPSCPATVELRLLYKVKEDSVWRSEAVLKDQHTVTLTDLRSRAEYEIKCAALGKLNYTRESDVITVNTQSDMRSSAGLKISQFFAYTSRITGWK from the exons ATGGAGTCAGTGGGAGTGAATCTGATTGAAACAGCTGCTCTTGGGAGACCGTTCCAGCTCGGCATGCTGTATGACTGCAGAAAAGATGAGTTAATAGCAG GAATCAGATTTTGGAATAAAGAACAGCTGCAGCAGAATATTTGTGCTCGTCCCCAGATTAATACAAATTTCACTGTCACAGCTTCAGACTCCATTAAAGACAAATCTAAGTTACTAAATATTGAAGGAGCACTGAACCTGAGTGTTTTAGGTGGACTCGTCCAGGTTCGTGGAGCAGCAAAGTATCTCAAAGACACCAAGACGTCTTTCATCCAGCAGAGACTGACGCTACATTATCATTCATCCTGCGAGTTTAAAGAACTGACCGTGAATCAGCTGCCTCCTGAAAACATTCCTGATGATGATAATGCCACACATGTAGTAACAGGAATCCTGTATGGAGCAGATGCCTGCTTTGTGTTTGACAGACAAGTTTCTTCAGATGAGGAGAAAAGAACAGTAAAAGGAGAAGTTAAAATGGCTGTGGAGAAACTGATGGATATCATTtctgcaaatgcaaatgcaaatgctgaCCTGGACATGAATGACATCGAGAATACTGAATTCAAAAACTTCACTTGTACGTTTTATGGTGACTTCCAGCTGCCGTCTAACCCAGCCACTTTTGAAGATGCGATGAAGGTTTTTGCTGATCTTCCAAAACTGCTGAAAGATAACCAAAAGCTGGCGGTTCCTCTGAGAGTTTGGCTTTATCCTCTTCACAAACTTCACTCAAGAGCTTCAAAACTTCAGAAAGACATCAGCATGGATCTAATCCAAGAAACTGAATCAGTGATTGAGAGTTTATATACTGCTGAGATGAAATGCAGTGATCTTCTGGAAGACTCTCCTGCTGCGGCTTTTGCTGCATTTCATGATAAAATACAGCAAATGAAGCAGAACTGCTACAAGTACAAGTTGAGACTCATGAAGAAGCTCTGCTCTGTGCTGCCAAACATCCGTGGAGACGTGATGAAGGAAACAACTCTGAATGATCTTCTTCAAGAACACAAAGAATCTCCATTCAATGATAGAGACCTCACAGAATGgctgaaggagagagaaagagagtctgAGATCATTAAATCAGTCCTCAGACAGCTGGAGGATTACGGTGCACAGGTGGAAGACAACATAGATGCCATCATGATGGATCTGGAGGTCGGGAATCTGGTCAGTTACACGTTCACATCTCTGGACTGCTCagacatcatccttcagaaacaAAAGATCTATCTGAATTCttcaacaaaagaagaaaaggtaGAGATAAGCCCTGATATCAACCAAAAGTCTTGGCTCACTGCCAAGATCCAGAAGACCATGAGGAGAAACTTAGAGATATTTAAGAGCTTGATTGATTCAAAGGACTGTAAACCAGCAAAGTTTATTGTGTCCTCTAAAGAAATGGTGAATAATCCTGGTTCCTGTATTCTGCTGTATGAAAGTGAACGTGAAGAAGCTGTGTGCTTTACTCCTCCATCCAAACCAGTCTGTCCGGTCACtgaagaggtcaaaggtcagagtgTGTTCCTGAAGGTGGTTCCTCCATCATGTCCTGCTACAGTGGAGCTCAGATTACTGTATAAAGTGAAGCAGGACTCAGTCTGGAGATCTGAAGCTGTGCTGAAGGATCAACACACAGTTACTCTGACTGATCTGAGATCAAGAGCTGAGTATGAGATCAAGTGTGCAGCGCTGGGGAAGCTCAACTACACCAGAGAGAGTGACGTTATGCATGTAAGGATCATTGAGAAGAAGCTCATCACAGCATTAGACTGTGTCATTGATAATCTGAGCTTCACTGAAAACAAATGCAGTGAACTGTTGACAGACCCCAGGACAAACACATTTAGCACATTTCACAAGAAGATTGAAGATATGAAGCGATTCTGCCAAGAATACAGACAAGATTTCAGTGTTAAAATGCAGTCGCTGATCCGGTCAGTTCAAGCCTGTGAAGAAGAGACTTGTGCTTTGACTGATCTTCTACAAGCTCATGAGGAGTCTCCATTTAACACACAGGATCTCCAGGAGTggatcagagagaaagagaaagagttaaACACAGTTCATGAGTTTCTTCAACATTTACTGGACTCTGGAGCTGAAGTGAAATTGAGTTTAGACACAGTTTTGTCAGATATTAAGGTGGAGAATGTGGTTTGCTACACGTTTAGTTCCCTTGAGCAGACAGACAAGCTGCTTTCTGAACAAGAACATTATCTGAAAGCTCAAACAGTGGAGATTAATCCAGGAACATCTCCTCAAGTTTTGACGTGGCTCACTGGAAACattagagagaaaatgagagaacaTTTATTCGTTTTTAAGGAGCTGATGACATCACATGACGGTCAGTCCACTACATTTATTGTTTCCTCACAAGACCACCAAAATCATCCTGGTTCCTGTATTCTGCTGTATGAACATGGATGTGAAGAAGCTGTGTGCTTTACTCCTCCATCACAGCCGGTCTGTCCGGTCACTGAAGAGGTCACAGGTCAGAGTGTGGTTCTGAAGGTGGTTCCTCCATCATGTCCTGCTACAGTGGAGCTCAGATTACTGTATAAAGTGAAGGAGGACTCAGTCTGGAGATCTGAAGCTGTGCTGAAGGATCAACACACAGTTACTCTGACTGATCTGAGATCAAGAGCTGAGTATGAGATCAAGTGTGCAGCGCTGGGGAAGCTCAACTACACCAGAGAGAGTGACGTGATCACAGTCAACACACAG AGCGATATGAGGAGCAGTGCAG GTTTGAAGATTTCTCAGTTCTTTGCTTATACTTCAAGGATCACTGGCTGGAAATAG